attaaatgaacTAATGCATGTGAAGTGCCACATACACCATGTATGTGTGTACAGTATGCACACGATACACGCACAGCACCTGGCAGACAGTGAGTGCTCAGTGAAAAGCAGCTCCCCTAAGACCCGAAGGTGCTTGTTGGTGGCGACTGCTGTTTATTCTCGCTCTCTGTCCTGGCAGTTCCTCTGTGATGAAGGCGCCGGTATTTCTGGGGACTACATTGATCGCGTGGATGAGCCCTTGTCCTGCTCGTATGTGCTGACCATTCGGACTCCTCGGCTCTGCCCTCACCCTCTCCTCCGGCCCCCACCCAGTGCTGCTCCCCAGGCCATTCTCTGTCACCCTGCTCTGCAGCCTGAGGAGTACATGGCCTACATTCAGAGGCAAGCTGGTGAGTAAttaaaagaggaaggagagacgtGGGGAGGGACACGCAGAAGACAAAGTATCGAAGAGCCCAGAGGAATGTGTCCCTGTCCTGCCTGCATGCTGTCTTTCAGTAGACTCAAAGCAACATGGAGACAGGGCTACAGGGGAGCTGCACGGCCTGGACCCTCAGACGTGGCGTGAGACCAAGCCTGGGGTGGTGCCCCTGACGAAAGGGGGTAGGCCCTTGTTTCACCTGTTCTGTGAAACCTGtctgcctttcttcccttctgcagCCTCACTGTCCTATACACCCAGGGGTGCGTTGTCCTTAACACCACTGACTGTTGGGATGGGGTGAAAAAGAACTGTGGGCCCTAATCCCTGAGTAACAGAGGAGGGAAAATACCCCATTCTGTTCGCTTCCTCccatttctcccctcctttcAGGCTCCTCCCTGTTCCCTGTATTCCAGGTGCAGGCCCAGCCAAGGATGACAGTAAGGAAGCAGATTTCTGGAAGATGCTCCACGAGCGAGAGGAACAGGCCGCTGAAGGGGAGGAGGTACAGGCTGAGGTGAGAGCCGGCTTCCTGGCTGTCGCTTTGATGAGGCTGAACCTGGGCTTTGGGCTGCAAGGCCGCCTGAACTGAGGCCATTATGCTATGATCTCCATCCACCTGGTGACGCAGGCATATACCCAGAGTCGTTGCCTGGAGCTGGCACACATCAGCTCGCGTTCCTGACTCTGCCCTTCTCTCATCAGGAGCAGGAACCGAACCTGGACGCAGCAGACCCAGCGCCAGGCTCTCCCGATGGTGAGGGAATCCTCCATGTCTCCCTTCCTGGGCAAACGCAGAGCTAGAGCTGAACACTGGGAGGGACGTTCAGATTCATTTTTATCACACTGAATACTCTTTGTAGACGACAGTTCTATTCAAGGACGGTAGCAGAAGCCAGTGGTTCCGCTGCTTGCTGACTTTGCATCTTGGACAATTTCCCTTAACCTCCGTTTCCTCACCCTACGTTAGAGAGCTGTTGTGGGGTTAAATGAATCTCGTTTTACAGTACAATGCCTGGAACTGAGTAGACAAAAAATGGTTTATATTTGTGGAAAGAGGAGAACAGGATCCAGGGAAAAGGCGTGCTTGGCCCCGGGATCTCTTCTGTAGTCCTAGAAACTGGAGTGGCTGCCGGGAGGACCTCAGCAGTGCATGGCAGAGCAGGGGTCTTGGCAGCTTGTTagcatccttctctctctcacctaTGAGGCCACCTTAGGCCACCTAAGAACTCTCTGGAGGGGTATGTTGGCCCCTGTCTTGCAGACCAGACAGGTAGTTCCTGGAGGCAGGGACTATGTCCTTCCTTGGCCTCCTCAACTCTTCTCCTTAGGAAgtcaaaatagaatttaagacATGACGGGTCCATTCCTACTCTTTCATCTCAGATTTTCAGAACAACGTGCAGGTCAAAGTTATTCGGAGCCCCGCAGACTTGATTCGATTGATAGAGGAGCTGAAGGGTGGAACAAGAAAGGTATggccctgctccagggaggggcagaaCCTGCCTCCCTGCCGGGAGCATTCAGAGACGCACCCCTGACTGGGGCTGATGGAGCCGACTCCCTTCCTTTACTTCTCCTGAGTCCCCACTCCCACTTCCTCCCACCATGAAACCCCAAccatctccctctttctcccgatccccacccacccaggggaAGCCCAACTCCGGCCAAGAGCAGCCTGCAGACTATGCTGCAGAAGTCCCTTCCAAGGAACCAGAGGTGAAGGAGAAGGGTGACCCAGAGCATCAGAACGaggtggaagaagaggaggaCGACGATGAGGATGAAGACGAAGATGAGGATGAGCGGCAGTTGCTGGGAGAATTTGAGAAGGAACTGGAAGGGATACTGCTCCCGTCGGACCGAGACCGGCTCCGTGCGGAGGTGAAGGCTGGCATGGAGCGGGAGCTGGAGAACATCATCCAGGAGGTGGGCTCCCCGCTTCCTCCCGCGGCTTCCACCGCTGCCTGTGCCTGTGGGGGGACAGGCCCGAGGGCCCGGAAGAGAACAGAGGACAGCACCTCGCTGGCCTGGGGCGCTGGAGCAGGCGCCCTGAACTGCTATTGTTTACTTAATTAAAAAGTGGGGGACGGTGGACAAGAGGGTCAGAGAGAGGAATGAGGCTTAGATATTACTTCCCAGACCCTGACTCTCACTCCCACCCTGGGCCTTCCAGACAGAGAAGGAGCTGGACCCGGAGGGGCTGAAGAAGGAGTCGGAGCGTGATCGGGCTATGCTGGCCCTGACTTCCACTCTCAACAAACTCATCAAAAGGCTGGAGGAAAAACAGAGTCCAGAGCTGGTGAAGAAGCACCAGAAGAGGAGGGTTGTCCCCAAAAAGCCTCCCCCGTCCCCCCAACCAGCAGGTGAGAGCTGCCAGACGGGAGGAAACGGCCAGGCCCATCGTTTATCCCTTCTGAGAACGCTCACTCTCGCTCTTCCTGGAACATTGTTCTCAGCCATTCCCAACACCTCCATCCAGTTTGCCCGCTAACCTCCTAGTTGTCCTTTTGGGAAGCAGCTGTTAGAGCATCTGGCTTGCCTCCGTGGCGGTTTTCCGGCTTACTCCTGTACATCCAGTGCCTAGCACTCTGCCTGGCCCCTCGTGGGTGACTGGTAGATATTAACCGGGTGGCAGTGAGCCTGTGTGCCGGACCACACACCTGTGGCGGACTCTGCCTGTCAGCAGTCAGGACTGCACAGGGGGGGGCCCCAGCTGGCAGGGTGTGAACGGGCAGCCCCGCTGCTCATAAGCCAATTGCCTAGACAGACTTAAAGTTCCCCTCTTCTTGCACCCTTGTGTCCCTTCCACAGGCCCCGGGGTCGGGGAGACCAGGTGTTACAAATGGAATGTCCTAGTTTCAAACCTTCCATCCCACTTATCTCTATAAACATTGAAATTGTCTTTTGAGTCCCAACATGTCAAGGGTGCCAGACCACAGTTTCCCAGCCTGCTTCTTCAATTTCTCTGTAGGCCCAGGTGGCCTgatttttgctttagaaaacagtCAGTTTAGGTGATGGGCAGAATTACTGGGTTGGTGTGGGGAAGGGAAACTGCACTGATGGGGGGAGCTTTTTGGGTTGGAATGGGGTTGGGGGTGATGGGTGCTAATTTATTTTGAGCCCGGCTCATATCCTGTGTTTGAGATGGAATAACTGCCAAAACCCACTGATGTCTTAGGGAGAGGTGACCGCTGCAGCCCTAGCCCTGGAGTCACGGCTCTGCTTtgtgtctccctgtgtgtctctcccTCCAAGAGGAGGATCCTGAGCACAGAGTCCGGGTCCGGGTCACCAAGCTCCGTCACGGAGGCCCCAATCAGGATCTGACTGTCCTCGAGATGAAACGGGAAAACCCACAGCTGAAACAAATCGAGGGGCTGGTGAAGGAgctgctggagagggagggactcACAGCCGAAGGTGGgccctggagggtggggctggatgCAGAGCCGTTGGAAGGGCTTGCTGCCTGaagtggaggggctgggaaccTCGGCTGGGGACCCGGGGGCAGAGGACCTGCACTGAAGCTCCCCCGCTTCCTCTCCTCTCACTGCCCGTCCTGCTCCTTTCCAGGGAAAATTGAGATCAAGATTGTCCGACCAGGGACTGAAGGGACTGAGGAGGATGCTCGTTGGCTGACTGATGAGGACACAAAAAACCTCAAGGAGATTTTCTTCAATATCCTGGTGAGAGGCACCCCACCCCCGAGTCCtggccccccagcctcccctctcctgcagccCACTGAGGTGTGAAGAGCGAGGGTTCGCCCATCCTGGCCTTGCCACTGTGGCTCTGGGCGCCAGGCCCTCAGCAGAGCCCCGCAGGCCACATGTGGGCCCCACTCCTGCCTGCCCGACACTGTGCCGATCTCCAGACCCCCAAGTGCCCAGTGCCTCCCTCGGCTCCCACTCACCCGCATGCCCTCCTGCCAGGTGCAGGGAGCTGAGGAGGCGCAGAAGGAGCGGCAGCGGCAGAAAGAGCTGGAGAGGAATTACCGCCGGGTGTGGGGCTctcggggtggggagggcacggGGGACCTGGACGAGTTTGACTTCTGAGACCACCACCATGGGCTCTCAAAAGATCCCAGAGTCTTCCTAGACTGGCCCTGCCATCACCCCTCACCCCATCTCCCAGGGCCCTAAAGGCgacacagcagaggagagccGAGCTGTGAGCTGTGAGCTGTAACTGAGGCCCAGCTGAGGGCGTGGGGGGCCGCGGGGtgagggctgctgctgctgctgctgagggcCGCCCTCGAGATGTGCTCTCCCAGGCTTCTCCCCACAcctgcttccccttcctccctggcttCCCCTGTTGTTGTCCCCAATCCCCCAACTTGTGGGTTCCTTTCCCCTCGCCACCTAGAGCATCGTGAGCCTTTTGGAGTGGAGTAGAGCTGGGGAGCAAGGAGAGCCGGGCAGTTCAGcaggcccccaccccactgcttTTCGCACTCTCCTACCCCCTCCCCTTGGATTGGCTTTGACTGTCCTGCCCCATTCCCTTCCCATGCTGTTCCCTACATCTTCTGAGTTGAGGCACCTTCCCTCTGTTGctgagaaaatgggaagaaagttGCCCACCACCTCTGACACAGTCCCATGAAAAGGGTAGGTTACAGACCCAGCCACCATCCATGTTCTTGGAACAATCAGGTTTCTAAATAAAGAACTGGACCATCAAACCAtcaatcctttttttcttttaggacgATGGGTGGGGTTGGGGCTCAGGTAGGGAGGAGACTTGGTGTTCTCCTCTGGATAGAGGGCACTCTGATCCCATTCTGTGCTCCACAGTCCGGGCCGCACCCATGGAGGTGGGGGACGCAGTATGAGACCAGGACAGTGAAGCGAAGCCTGCTGGCCTGGCCAGGACTGAAACGCTTGCGGTACTGGggtccttccttttcctcatttgtccatttctgttccttctcttctccccctttATATCCCCAGAGCTACACAGTACACACTGCGTTACCCCACCACAGGGGTCCTCCTGCCAAGCTCTCTCCCTGCAGCGTGCTGCAGACGCGATCCCCACGCCCACCAGCCATACCACTTCAACATTTCCCCAGAAAGACCTCTGCCCTTAGCCATGCTCAGAGAGAGGGCTGCCGCCCACCCAGGCCAGTTCCTAGTATGCCAAGGGCAGGTGGGCACGGGAAGGTGTCTCCACCTCGTCCTCATTGCCAAATGCAAATCGGGGTTGTCCACCTCCGCCTGTTGCTCCAAATCTCTGAGGTGTGCAGCATTTCTGCTGAAGAGTCTGCTGACTCATGAGATAAGGGATCTCTAGAAGGCATGGAACTCCCAGGTCTCCTAAAGTGGAAAGAGGGATTCAGTTGTTGTTAAAGGAAGTTGTATAAGACGGACCCTCTTCCTGCTGAAAGCGCTCATGTACTTAATGAGCgtattatgtttatattatttacaaATGCAAATGGGTAGGCTTATAAAACCCTGCTTCCCCAGATCCATGTGTGTACATTGAAGGGAGGGATCTAAGGCACTGCCTCGAGTCCAGTTGCAGTCAGAatgctgggttcaaatcctcacTCTTCCACTTACTATTAGTGGGgccttgaacaagttatttaacttttcaagtGCTATTTGCTCATGGTAAATATGGATAATTGTACTGGCCGAAGGTGGtcgtgaggactgaatgagatatAGTGTGTTGTGCTCTTAGCAAAGTGTCTGGCCCACAGGAAGTGACCAATAACGAAATAAACCATCTGCTGAGTTCTGAAGAGACTAGATGGTACTTGGAGGCAAGCACTATAGAAGGATTCCCCAGGAGCTGATCAGAAGCTATAGTAGAATCCTTAAGAATGAGAGAGTGGCGAGAGGCTGGGATAGGAGGGTTATCTTTGATTTGATAGGGATAGAGTATTATCAGAAATGGAATTCTAcagttagacttaattgatatttttaagacattacatcagaaaaaaaaccaaaaaccaatcCAGAATACACGTTCTTCTTAAGTGCATGTGGAACATTCCCTAGGATAGACCACGTGCTAGGACAAAAACAAGCCTCAGCAacttaagaggatagaaattatttcaagcatcttttctaatcACAATGGCATGCAACTAGAAATCAGTCATgtcaagagaaatgagaaaaaaacaactacatggagactaaacaaaaTACTACTAAAAACTAGTGTGGCAATGgtaaaatcaaagaggaaattttaaaatacctgagacaaatgacaatgaaaacacaaccatacaaaatctatgggatgcagcaaaagcaatcctTAGGGGAAGTTCATAGCGATACAGGcgttcctcaaaaaacaagaaaaatctcaaataatcaacccaacctaccacctaaaagaattagaaaaagaagaacaaacaaaatgtaaagtcagcagaaggaaggaaataataaagatcagagagaaaataagtaaaagatttttttatttaaaaaaaaatcaggaaaaccaAGAACTGGTTCCTTGAAAGGGAAGAccattgacaaacctctggccaagctcaccaagaaataaaaagacaggacccaaataaagtaagaaatgagaggagaaataacaaccagtatcatagaaatactgaaaaagcATAAGAAAACACTATAAACAATTAaataccaacaaattggacaacctaaaagaaatacacacgtttctagaaacatatagcCCACCAAAAccgaatcaagaagaaataatttgaacagaccaattactaatAGAAATGAAACtagaatctgaaattaaaaaaacaaaaaacaaacaaaaaaacctccctgcaaacaaaagtccaggaccataTGGGCTTCACTggggagttctaccaaacatacattaaaaaaaaaacaacaaaaactcatacttatccttctcaaactcttccaaaagactgaagaggacaGAAcgctcccaaactcattctatgaagccaccatcaccttgataccaaaaccagacaaagatattattCCCCTCAAAAAGTGCAGatcaatatctttgatgaatacggatgcaaaaattctcagcaaaacattagcaaaccaacaacacataaaaaaaaaagatcatacaccaagGTCAAGTTGGATTTATCGCCAGGTCACAAGGATAGttaaacatatacaaatcaatcaatgcgatatgccacatcaacaaaagaaaagacaaaaaccacatctcaatagatgcagaaaaagcatttgataaattcaacatccattcatgataaaaactcttaccaaagtgggtatagagggaacatatctcaccATAATAAAGCTATTTACAACAAACCtatagccaacataatactcaacggtgaaaagttgaaagtcttcctgctgaaatctggaacaagacaaggatgcccactctcatcacttctattcaacatagtattggaagtcctagccactgCATTCaggcaagaaatagaaataaaagatatagcttagtggtagagggcatgcttagcatggatgaggtccttggttcaatccccaataccaccactttaaataaataaataaaattaattacctccctcccccacacacatacaagtatccaaattggaagggaaggggtaaaattgtcattatacgTATATGACATGATAGTTTATATaaaaaccctgaagactccacTCAAAAACCACTAGAGCTGATTAACAAATTCAGCACAGttagcaggatataaaattaacatacagaaatctgttacatttctttacattaacaatgaaatatcaggaagtgatagttttaaaaatcctttttaaagttgcatcacaaaattaaaatacttaggaataaacttgaccaaggaagtgaaagacttatacacagagaactataaaacactgataaaggaaactgaaaatgattcaaagaaatggaaagatattccatgaagaattaacattgttaaaatggccatactatccaaagcaatccacagatttaatgtgatccctatcaaagtACTTAGGACAGTTtttacagaactaaaacaaacaatcctaaaatttatatggaatcacaaaagacccaaaattgccaaaacaatactgaggaaaaagaatgaagctggaggcatacccctcccagacttcagacaatactacaaagctacagttattaaaacagcatggtattggcacaaaaacagacatatggatcaatgcaacagaatagagagcccagaaataaacctacacacctacagtcaattaatcttcaacaaaggaggcaagaatatacaatggagaaaagacagtctcttcaggaagtggtgttgggaaagctggacagctgcatgtaaatcaatgaagttagagcacCCCCtctcaccatacacaaaaataaactcaaatggcttaaacaaacataagacaggacaccatagaattcctagaagagaacataggcaaaacattctctgacataagtcacagcaatgttttcctaggtcagtctcccaagccaatagaaattaaagcagaaataaacaaatgggacctaattaaacttacaagcttttgcacagcaaaggaaaccataaaccaggctgggaggaaatatttacaaataatgtgactgacaagggcttaatctccagaatataaacagctcatacaactcaataacaaaaaaaccaaacaatccaatcaaaaaatgggcagaagacctaaatagacatttctccaaagaagacacagatggcATACAAAatgatgctcagtatcactaattatcagaaaaatgcaaatcaaaagtacaatgaggtatcacctcacactggtcagaatggccatcatgaaaaagtccacaaataataaatgctggagtaGATATGgcgaaaagggaaccctcctacactgctggtagaaattggtgtagccactatggaaaacaggatggagattccttaaaaaactaaaaatagagttgccatatgacccagcaatcccactcctgggcatatatccagagaaaactctaatttgaaaagatacaagcaccccggTGCTcatacagcagcactattcacaacagccaagacacagaagcagctgaaatgtccactgacagatgattggataaagaagttgtggtgtgtgtatctatacacacgtacacatatgtacacaaacccacaacggaatattactcagccataaaatagaatgaaacaatgccatctgcagcaacatgagtgggcatacagattatcatactaagtgaagtaagtcagacaaagacaaatatacagtaccacttatatgtggaatctaaaaaatgatacaaatgaacttatttacaaaacagacagaatcacagacataagaaaacaaacttatggttaccaaaggggaaaggcggtgggggagagataaattaagagtttaagaCTAGCAGAttcaaattattatatataaaatagataattaacaaggtactactgtatagcacagggaactatattcaatatcctgtaataagccataatgaaaaagaatatatttatatgtataactgaatcactatcctgtaTACCAGaaaaacaacactgtaaatcaactatacttcaataaaaaagttttaaaaagaaaaaaaggaaaacgaaTTTCTAGAAACCTCACTAGATTTAGTCATTTTGTACTTtcaataataaattcatttttactttactttggCTTCTGGTACAACTCCCATGGAGAAGGTTGTTCTGTCCCAGCTGTGCTAAGGCAAACAAAAGGCAGGGAGCAGGGTGTGTGGCAGATGGTGACCAGGAGCGGGTAAGGAATCGGGGGATGGCAGATGGCAGCAGGAATCCAGGTGAGGACCCCAAGGGCAGCTGAGAAGGTGGTGTGGACGCTAAGGGGCAGCAGCTCTCCTTCAGCCCCCAGGAAGTCCCCTTCAGAGTCCTCTTCTGCCAGCCTGGAGGGCTCAGTGTCCTGTCAGCCCATCCACAACCACCCTTTGTATTTCCCACAGGCCAAGATGCAGCACATGAGGAAAAGAAGCCACTGGAGTACTGAGTGCTGGGATTTGATGTGGGGGTCCTGACACCTTGACCACCTTTCACTGGTGGGAACTGAAAGGCACTTCCCACTGGCCCGTGATTCCCTGTGGTTATTTCACTCTCTCCAGGGTCCTTGTttcctccccacagcctctcACACTCTCGAGCTTCTGAGGAAGGCAGTGAGATTTTGCCACCAAGAAGGAaagtggggatggaggaggagagccCAGGGTCTCCGATGAAAGGGAGGAGAGGTGGTGGGGTCTTCCAGTTGAGTCTTCTTTGctacttctctcttttcctctagCTTTGCCTTCCCAGACCACACACCTGCATCTGCACCTGTCACTGCACCCACACCCCTGAATCCACACCTTTTTCTGGGTCAGACCGCTGTGTTAGGTGGTCACCCAGCCTAGGACCCTGGAGAACCAGGGCCTCCCATGTGAGTGGGACCTGGGCCCATTCCTGCAACCACTGCTTGTCAGCTCAGTGGCGCACCTTCACTGAATATCCTTTGTGGGGCTGAGGGGTGCAGAGGGCCAGAACTAACTCTACCAGGAGACAATGGGCCATAAACTGGTGTGTCAAGGTGGCTAACAATATGTATGTGGCTTTTCCCACCCTACACAGGCTGCTGGCCCAACACCACCCCACTTGGCCCCTCTGCCAGGTCAAACGCTTTCAGCTGTCTGCGTCAGCTGGGCACGGAGTTTGTGACACCAGGGACCTCTGCAGCCAGACCTTTCACCTCTTCCCTCCAGGCCAGGAGAGTAGTGTAAGATCTACTTCTGGTACTAGGTGCTCAGAGTGAGCAGGCTGGCCCGGGGCAGCCCTCCAGGGCTGACGCGAGAGCCCTTACCAGGTGACCTCTGAACAGACACTGTTCAGATTACAAATAAACAGAGGTACCCAAGGTAACCTGCCCAACACCGCCTAGCTGGTTTTGAAAtcagatctgactccaaagttccTGCTCTTAACCGAAGCTACACCACTTACTCCAAGCgggcccctcccctgtccttgtcCTCTAAGCCCCACACCCCAACTCCTTCCCAGAATAGGAGTCATCCTGGAAGTCAGTGACTTCTCTGCTCCTTGGGTCCCCACTGTTGTTCTGACCTGCCTGTCTCCTTCCACTAAATGAACCCAGAACTGTTGTACATGATAGAGTATCTGACCTACCATCTTCACATCCTTGGATACTGCCCTGCCATCAGCCCCAGTGGGAGGCACCCTCCCtggccctctcccacctccagttCCCCACATTGACCAAGGCCATTCCCTGACCCGCCTCTTCAAGAACAGACCAGCAGCTCACCCCCTAGACAAAATCACTTCCTCTTTAATTGCTGTTGAAGAAGATTCACACCACCTGCCTTGGAGGAGATGAGGGGGGTAttgcccccctacccccacccttcACCTCTCCCCAATTACCTGGTCCTTTGCAAAATatttagccagaaaaaaaaaaaaaaaaaaagaccggaAACAACTGACACAGAAGGCCCAAGGTCTGGGTTGGCTGAGGAAGATGGGGCTGGGCCAGGTAAATCCACCCCACCATATCCTTTCTAGGGATGAGACGGGGGCCTGGAAACCCTCCCAGCCACCTCATATCCTCCTTCTTAACCTGGCTGGGAGGGATCAGGGGGTTGAGGGATGGGTCTTGAGCTGCTCCAGCggaagggaggggctggacaGGAAGAACAGTGGGGGAGGGGTCCCATTGCAGGGGTGCCCCCTACCCCAGATCACCACGGGCGCTGCACAGTCACAGGTACGCAGTCACGGTCACAGACACTCACAACCCgagagcacccccaccccaccc
This sequence is a window from Camelus ferus isolate YT-003-E chromosome 12, BCGSAC_Cfer_1.0, whole genome shotgun sequence. Protein-coding genes within it:
- the OS9 gene encoding protein OS-9 isoform X5 yields the protein MAAETLLSSLLGLLLLGLLLPASLTGGVGSLNLEELSEMRYGIEILPLPVMGGQSQASDVVIVSSKYKQRYECRLPAGAIHFQREREEEAPAYQGPGIPELLSPMKDAPCLLKTKDWWTYEFCYGRHIQQYHMEDSEIKGEVLYLGYYQSAFDWDDETAKASKQHRLKRYHSQTYGNGSKCDLNGRPREAEVRFLCDEGAGISGDYIDRVDEPLSCSYVLTIRTPRLCPHPLLRPPPSAAPQAILCHPALQPEEYMAYIQRQAGAGPAKDDSKEADFWKMLHEREEQAAEGEEVQAEEQEPNLDAADPAPGSPDDFQNNVQVKVIRSPADLIRLIEELKGGTRKGKPNSGQEQPADYAAEVPSKEPEVKEKGDPEHQNEVEEEEDDDEDEDEDEDERQLLGEFEKELEGILLPSDRDRLRAEVKAGMERELENIIQETEKELDPEGLKKESERDRAMLALTSTLNKLIKRLEEKQSPELVKKHQKRRVVPKKPPPSPQPAEEDPEHRVRVRVTKLRHGGPNQDLTVLEMKRENPQLKQIEGLVKELLEREGLTAEGKIEIKIVRPGTEGTEEDARWLTDEDTKNLKEIFFNILVQGAEEAQKERQRQKELERNYRRVWGSRGGEGTGDLDEFDF
- the OS9 gene encoding protein OS-9 isoform X7, whose amino-acid sequence is MAAETLLSSLLGLLLLGLLLPASLTGGVGSLNLEELSEMRYGIEILPLPVMGGQSQASDVVIVSSKYKQRYECRLPAGAIHFQREREEEAPAYQGPGIPELLSPMKDAPCLLKTKDWWTYEFCYGRHIQQYHMEDSEIKGEVLYLGYYQSAFDWDDETAKASKQHRLKRYHSQTYGNGSKCDLNGRPREAEVRFLCDEGAGISGDYIDRVDEPLSCSYVLTIRTPRLCPHPLLRPPPSAAPQAILCHPALQPEEYMAYIQRQADSKQHGDRATGELHGLDPQTWRETKPGVVPLTKGGAGPAKDDSKEADFWKMLHEREEQAAEGEEVQAEEQEPNLDAADPAPGSPDDFQNNVQVKVIRSPADLIRLIEELKGGTRKGKPNSGQEQPADYAAEVPSKEPEVKEKGDPEHQNEVEEEEDDDEDEDEDEDERQLLGEFEKELEGILLPSDRDRLRAEVKAGMERELENIIQETEKELDPEGLKKESERDRAMLALTSTLNKLIKRLEEKQSPELVKKHQKRRVVPKKPPPSPQPAGKIEIKIVRPGTEGTEEDARWLTDEDTKNLKEIFFNILVQGAEEAQKERQRQKELERNYRRVWGSRGGEGTGDLDEFDF
- the OS9 gene encoding protein OS-9 isoform X1, yielding MAAETLLSSLLGLLLLGLLLPASLTGGVGSLNLEELSEMRYGIEILPLPVMGGQSQASDVVIVSSKYKQRYECRLPAGAIHFQREREEEAPAYQGPGIPELLSPMKDAPCLLKTKDWWTYEFCYGRHIQQYHMEDSEIKGEVLYLGYYQSAFDWDDETAKASKQHRLKRYHSQTYGNGSKCDLNGRPREAEVRFLCDEGAGISGDYIDRVDEPLSCSYVLTIRTPRLCPHPLLRPPPSAAPQAILCHPALQPEEYMAYIQRQAVDSKQHGDRATGELHGLDPQTWRETKPGVVPLTKGGAGPAKDDSKEADFWKMLHEREEQAAEGEEVQAEEQEPNLDAADPAPGSPDDFQNNVQVKVIRSPADLIRLIEELKGGTRKGKPNSGQEQPADYAAEVPSKEPEVKEKGDPEHQNEVEEEEDDDEDEDEDEDERQLLGEFEKELEGILLPSDRDRLRAEVKAGMERELENIIQETEKELDPEGLKKESERDRAMLALTSTLNKLIKRLEEKQSPELVKKHQKRRVVPKKPPPSPQPAEEDPEHRVRVRVTKLRHGGPNQDLTVLEMKRENPQLKQIEGLVKELLEREGLTAEGKIEIKIVRPGTEGTEEDARWLTDEDTKNLKEIFFNILVQGAEEAQKERQRQKELERNYRRVWGSRGGEGTGDLDEFDF